The genomic interval TCTTACTATTTATATACGGACCAGATGGTGCGTTCGTTCAATTTAGATGATGAGAGGGATTTTCCCGGATATGGGAAGAGCATTTATGAGCAGCCTAATTCGCTTGATTATGAATCTGTCACACATCAAGGGAAGCGCTTTCAACGCGCCCTTATTAAAAAGCTAGTATTATTACCCAATCAGATCGGAGAGTTAAGGGCTCCAGAATTGCAGGGCAGTGCCAGAATATACGAATTTGGTTACATGAATTACCCTCTGCGTTCAAATGATGCCTGGTTAGAAGTTAAACCCTTGCCAACTGCTGAGGTTCCAAAAGGTTATACTGGTGCAGTTGGCCGCTTTTCTGTAAGCGAGGATATAAGTAGTAAAGAGATAAGCTTGGGAGAAGCGGTTACATTTAGTTTACGAATTGCTGGTAAAGGGAATTTTAACCAGTTTGGCAATCCGCAGTTTCCGCAAAGTGAAGCACAAACCTCAAGTCCTTTGGCAATTGATAAGTTGAATGCCGGCATTGAAGGCAGTAGAGTGCTATATTACACTATTATTCCATCTGAAAAAGGTGTTTATAATCTTCCATCTGTTTCATTTAGCTGGTTCGATCCCCAAAGCGGAGCCTACAATGTTTACCGGAGTAAAAGCCAAGCAATCAAAGTTAAAAGCGCTAATGTGATCAGCTATTTTTCGGGGCTATTGGATAGCGGAAAGCCTCAGACATTGCGACCAATGCTCTCACGCTCTGTCTACAAACAATATCCAAACTATCTCAAACAAATATGGTATTGGTTGCTTGTGGCGATCATACTGATAGGAACTGCGGTAGCGTTATACTTCTGCTTACACAGAATTAAGCGACTAAGAGATCCGGAAAGTTATGCTAAATTGATGGCGGATAAGGTGCTAAAGAAATATCTAACCGAAGCTGAAAATGCAGCTAAAGAGGGCAGCGATTTGTTTTACAGTTTATCCGAAAACGGATTGATACGATATATAAGCGATAAATACAACATAGCCATGGGCTTATCTACGGCGCAAAAAATGCTGATGCTCAGCAAGCTGAATATACCCCAAGATTTGATAGATGACACTGGTAGGTTTGTTGATATCTGTGAAAGCCACAGGTTCTCCGGAGCGCAAACTGATGTTACAGCCATAATCCACGATCTTGAAAAGTTGAAATCTTTAGTGGCAAGATTTAGCCGTTTGGGAGCAAGACGATGAAACGCTTTGTTTTGATATTGGTGCTTATTACAGCCATATTTATAGTGGAAGCAAACGAGTTTGAACGGCTAAAAACAATAGAAGCGCGAGGTATCCAAAATCCAGACTTGTATTATAACCTTGGTGTTACATATTGGCAAACCGGTCAAAGCGGGATGGCAACGCTTTATTTTTTGAAGACTCTTAATCTTAATTCTGCGCATAAACTTGCCAAGGAAAATTTGAATTATGCCATCAATCTCTCTCAGGATCGAGATCTATACACACCTAAGCTCTTTTTAGTAGATCTGTTTATGCAAGTGTATGATTATATGAATCTCAACAGATTGGCACTCTTAAGCTTGGTGTTCTTACTTTTTGCTTGTATAAGTTTTATCTGGTTTGTAAATTACGATCCTAATAAAGAAAGAGGCTTGCCAAGCCTGACATTTGGCGCTTGTCTTTTCTTTTTGCTAATATCTATCTCATTCTTGGGCTTCAAAGCATACAGACGTAATCATAATAATCTGGCAGTACTAGTTGTAGAATCTGCCGAATTACGCTCAGAGCCGGATGCAAGCGCTGCGCGCGTAGCGCAAATTCATGAAGGCATAATTTTGAGTATGCGAAAAGTTGAATCGCATTGGACATTGGTAAATCTACCCAACGGACAAAGTGGCTGGATTGAGCTTAGGAATATCGCTACCGTGATTGAGGGCTAAGGCTCTCTTTCAAACTTAGTGGGTGCCATTGATCTACAGATAATTCTTCACTTGGGTGTTTCTGGCTAGCACCCTTACAGTACAGGCAGGTCACTGTTCCGCCAAGGGAAGCCGGTGCGAGCGATGGGGATGCAAGCTGGGGTGGCAAGATTCTGGTTGCCACAAATGCCGCTACAAGCAATACCTACTTTTGGGGTGGCAAGCTCTGTTTGCCACAGCGAGCGCAGCTCGCTTCTGAAGGCAGCTCCGCTGCCTCTGCCAAGCGGGAGCTTGGCAGCCCAAGCAACAGCACAAACAGC from Candidatus Cloacimonadota bacterium carries:
- a CDS encoding BatD family protein, with protein sequence MKRALLVILVLLPIVMDALSVTASVNKTTIELNDRLEYTIRIKSENKIEVSEPQAPKLELFSFVNMTSSSRSSSSIINFKVQKEYERSFTYIYVPLKQGSISIPAQSIKVDNKVYNTQAIDVDVVKASGSSSKRSIPPQGFTDIFDEGFPWASHRNTGNTMLLALPQRQTVYKGEPVIVSYYLYTDQMVRSFNLDDERDFPGYGKSIYEQPNSLDYESVTHQGKRFQRALIKKLVLLPNQIGELRAPELQGSARIYEFGYMNYPLRSNDAWLEVKPLPTAEVPKGYTGAVGRFSVSEDISSKEISLGEAVTFSLRIAGKGNFNQFGNPQFPQSEAQTSSPLAIDKLNAGIEGSRVLYYTIIPSEKGVYNLPSVSFSWFDPQSGAYNVYRSKSQAIKVKSANVISYFSGLLDSGKPQTLRPMLSRSVYKQYPNYLKQIWYWLLVAIILIGTAVALYFCLHRIKRLRDPESYAKLMADKVLKKYLTEAENAAKEGSDLFYSLSENGLIRYISDKYNIAMGLSTAQKMLMLSKLNIPQDLIDDTGRFVDICESHRFSGAQTDVTAIIHDLEKLKSLVARFSRLGARR